The segment TTTCTGAAGGAAAAACACAATATTTTATGAGTTTTATCATAAAAATATCTATTAAATTTTTGTAAATTAGAGTAAAGAAATTAATTATAAAACAAGAACGATTATGAATGTGAATTTTCAATATGTAAATGTCGATGTCAGTGAAACTTTAAATAGTTTCACAGAAGAGAAATTAAAAAAACTTTTCGACAGGTATGATTTTTTAATTGGAGCAACAGTCCGATTTAAACAAGACGACAAGAATCATACGAAAGGTAAAATATGTGATATAGAACTCAGTTTACCTGGACCACGAATTTTTGCAGCGTCTGACGAGAAAAATTATGAAGTCGCAGTTAAAGAGACAATTAGTGACTTGGTACGCCAATTAAAGAAACGTAAAGAAGTATTTAAACCATACTAACGATGATGATAAGGCTCATTTTTTAAAATAGTGAAGCCACGATATAATTGCTCTATAACAAACAAGCGAATCATTTGATGGGAAAAAGTCATTTTAGATAATGATAGTTTCCCATTCGCTTTTTGATATACTTCAGGTGAAAAACCATAAGGCCCTCCTATAACGAAAACCAATTGTTTGATACCTGAATTCATGTGTTTTTGTAAATATGTAGAAAAACTTACAGAATCTAATTGTTTACCATTTTCATCTAGTAAAATTAGAACATCTGTAGTATTGAGTTTATTGAGAATAAGCTCACCTTCTTTTTGCTTTTGTTGGTCTTCACTTAAGTTTTTAGTCTTTTTGAGATCTGGAATGATTTCAAATTCAAATTTGATATAATACCCAAGACGCTTTTGATAGTCGTCAATAAGGGCTTGTAAATCTTTGTTATCGGTTTTGCCAATGGCAAGTAGTTTTATGGTCATGTTTCAAAGTTATACTTTTTTAGAATTTGAGATTTACAATTTGTATTTTTTTGATATGCAATCCCTATTTTTACACTAAATATCTAAATATGATTTCACAAGAACAATTTAATCGGGAAATAGAACTCATAATATCTAATGCAATCAGAGAAGATGTTGGTGATGGTGATCACAGCTCACTGGCATGTATTCCAGCTTCTGCGCAAGGAAAAGCAAAACTGTTAGTTAAGGATGACGGAATTATTGCTGGCGTCGAATTCGCAAAACTTGTCTTTAACTACTTAGATAAAGATATGACAGTGGAAACGCTTATAAAAGATGGTAGTCCTGTTAAGTATGGTGATATCGTATTTTATGTGGAAGGTGCGTCTCAGTCTATTTTAAAAGCTGAACGCCTCGTTCTTAACGCCATGCAACGTATGAGTGCCATCGCAACTAAAACAAAGAAATTTGTAGATTTATTAGAGGGTACAGGTACTAAAATATTAGACACTAGAAAAACCACCCCAGGCATTCGTGCACTCGAAAAGTGGGCAGTAAAAATAGGTGGAGGAGAAAACCACAGATTTGCACTTTACGATATGATTATGCTTAAGGATAATCATATTGATTTTGCTGGAGGGATAACCAAGGCTATTCAAAAAACAAAGCACTATTTAAAAGAAACAAATAGAGATTTAAAGATTATTGTGGAGGCTAGAAACCTAGATGAGATAAAAGAGATTTTGCATACCGAAGGTGTATATCGCATTCTAATTGATAATTTTAATTATGAGGACACCCGAACCGCTGTTAAACTTATAGGCAATCAATGTATGTCAGAGTCCTCAGGAGGAATTAACGAATCTACAGTTAGAAACTATGCCGAATGCGGCGTAGATTATATTTCATCTGGCGCATTGACTCACTCAGTTTATAATATGGATTTGAGCTTAAAAGCTGTATAGTGTCATGAACGTTAACCATATCAATACATGTCTAAACTAAAAGATAAACTTTCTAAGATTCCAGTGATAAATATCTTTGTAAGGGTTTTAAAGGGAATTAAACTGCCGATACTCGAAGGTTTATCATTATTTGATTTACTTGAGTTATATGCGATTGGAATATTTAAAGGGGCCTTAACTACCAGAGCAAGTGCTATTGCGTTTAGTTTTTTTACAGCTATTTTCCCATTTTTGTTATTTGTGCTCATATTGATCCCTTATATTCCTATAGCTGATTTTCAGGAAGACTTTTTAATGTTTTTAGAATCGTTTCTACCACCTCAAACGTCAGACTTTTTCTTTGATAGTATCTTTGAAAATTTAGAAAATACCGAACGTGGGGGATTGATATCATCTGTGTTTCTAATTTCGATATTTTTAATGGCTAATGGTGTGAATGCTGTGTTTTCAGGATTTGAAAATTCATACCATCAAGAATTGACACGCAACATTTTTAAACAATTTTTATACGCACTGAGCGTGGCTTTAATTCTAGCATTCTTAGTCATACTTACCGTAGCTGTATTTGGATATTTCCAGATTTATATTATCCAGCCACTATATGAACAGTTTGATAGTGTCGAAATGGCCACAAAAGATTCCAATCTCTTTTGGGTGGTATTCTTTAAATATGTATTTTTTGTAGTGATGCTTTATATTGCTACTGCAACCTTATATTATTATGGTACAAAACAAGGTCGTCACTCCAAGTTTTTTTCAATTGGAGCACTCTTTACAACCTTATTAATCATCTTGACGTCCTATCTCTTCGGAATATACATTGAGAACTTTTCCCAATATAATAAACTGTATGGTTCTATTGGAGCGCTGTTAATTTTATTGTTTTATTTATGGTTAAATGCCAATATCTTGTTGTTAGGTTATGAACTAAATGCAACGATTAGACGTTTAAAAAGTAATAATAATGAAGAAGATGAATAAATCAATAATTGTAATACTGATGTTATTGATGACCGTCTCTGCGTCTGCTCAAAGCATTTTTGGTAAATGGAAAACCATTGATGATGAAACAGGTGAAGAGAAGTCCGTTGTAGAAATCTATGAAGATAACGGAAAAGTCTACGGAAAGATTATTGATATTTTTGATCCTGAAAAACGGGATTTACCTTGTAAGCCGTGTAATGGTGAGGATTATAATAAACCTGTACTAGGTTTAAAGATTATAAAAGATATGGAGCCTTTTGGAGAAACTTATAAAAAAGGCACGATTATGAATCCCGAAGATGGTAAGGTGTATGATTGCCGACTTAAACTTGACGATGATCCAAACAGATTACAAGTACGAGGGTATATTGCCTTTTTTTATCGCACACAGTATTGGGTGAGAATAGATAGTTGATGCAATATTTTATCAATGTCATATTGCCCATTCCTTTAGAAAAAAGTTTCACTTATGCGATAACTAAGGCAGAGGCCGATTTTCTAAAACCTGGAATTCGCGTCTCAGTACCTTTTGGGAAATCTAAGATTTATACTGCCTTAGTTGTTGAAATTCACAATACAGCACCTCAAATTTATGAAGCTAAGGAAATACATCAAATTCTAGATGAAGATCCAATTGTGACTGAGATTCAACTTAAGCATTGGCAATGGATAGCTAACTATTATATGTGCACACTAGGGGAAGTGATGAGAGCAGCATTGCCTAGCGCGTTTATTCTAGAGAGCGAGACCGTGATTAGTAAAAATGATGAGGTCACTATAGATGATGAAGATTTTAGAGATGACGAGTTTATTGTTTATGAAGCATTACATCATCAGTCTTCTTTAAAAATTCAGGACTTGATGTCCATTCTGGATAAAAAAAATGTGCTACCTGTAATTAAGCGATTACTTGAAAAAAATGCCATTTCCGTACAAGAAGAAATCTACGAAAAGTATAAACCAAAGTTAGTTCGTTATGTGAAATTAAGAGCTTTGTTTTCTTCGGAGAACGAACTTCAAAAGTTAATGGAAGGCTTAAGCAGAGCTCCTAAGCAAAGGGATGTGGTGATGGCTTTATTTTCCATTTCGGCTCAAACTAAAAAACCAGTTAAAGTTTCAGAGTTAACAAATGAAAGCGGAGCATCTGCAGCTATTATTAAGACACTAATTGATAAAGGTATACTTGAAGAATACCATATTCAAATGGATCGTGTTCAGTACTTAGGAGATGATAATGAGGATTCAAAACTATTGAATACATATCAAGACAAAGCTTTAAACGAAGTAATTCAATCGTTTAAAAATCATAATATTACGCTATTACATGGTGTAACCTCTTCTGGTAAAACCGAAATTTATGTCAAACTTATTGAAGATCAGCTAAAAGTAAAAAAGCAGGTATTATATTTACTGCCTGAAATTGCTTTAACTACCCAATTGGTTGAACGTCTTCAGAATTATTTTGGAGAGCAAGTTGCTGTTTTTCATAGCAAATATTCATCTCATGAACGTGTTGAAGTATGGAATAATGTTTTAAACAATGCAGCAACAGCTCAAGTCATTTTAGGAGCCCGTTCTTCAGTATTATTACCTTTTCAAAATTTAGGATTAATCATTGTGGATGAGGAGCACGAATCTTCATACAAGCAATTTGATCCAGCACCGAGATACCATGCGCGTGACACAGCGATAGTATTAGCTAATATCTTTAAGTGTAAAACACTATTAGGTTCGGCGACGCCCAGTTTAGAGAGTTATTACAATACGAAGCAAGGAAAGTATGGTTTAGTGGAATTGAATCAGCGGTATAATGATGTCATGATGCCAGATATTGAATTGGTAGATATCAAGGATAAACAAAAGCGAAA is part of the Formosa sp. Hel1_31_208 genome and harbors:
- the hpf gene encoding ribosome hibernation-promoting factor, HPF/YfiA family; this translates as MNVNFQYVNVDVSETLNSFTEEKLKKLFDRYDFLIGATVRFKQDDKNHTKGKICDIELSLPGPRIFAASDEKNYEVAVKETISDLVRQLKKRKEVFKPY
- the rlmH gene encoding 23S rRNA (pseudouridine(1915)-N(3))-methyltransferase RlmH; the encoded protein is MTIKLLAIGKTDNKDLQALIDDYQKRLGYYIKFEFEIIPDLKKTKNLSEDQQKQKEGELILNKLNTTDVLILLDENGKQLDSVSFSTYLQKHMNSGIKQLVFVIGGPYGFSPEVYQKANGKLSLSKMTFSHQMIRLFVIEQLYRGFTILKNEPYHHR
- the nadC gene encoding carboxylating nicotinate-nucleotide diphosphorylase, producing MISQEQFNREIELIISNAIREDVGDGDHSSLACIPASAQGKAKLLVKDDGIIAGVEFAKLVFNYLDKDMTVETLIKDGSPVKYGDIVFYVEGASQSILKAERLVLNAMQRMSAIATKTKKFVDLLEGTGTKILDTRKTTPGIRALEKWAVKIGGGENHRFALYDMIMLKDNHIDFAGGITKAIQKTKHYLKETNRDLKIIVEARNLDEIKEILHTEGVYRILIDNFNYEDTRTAVKLIGNQCMSESSGGINESTVRNYAECGVDYISSGALTHSVYNMDLSLKAV
- a CDS encoding YihY/virulence factor BrkB family protein, encoding MSKLKDKLSKIPVINIFVRVLKGIKLPILEGLSLFDLLELYAIGIFKGALTTRASAIAFSFFTAIFPFLLFVLILIPYIPIADFQEDFLMFLESFLPPQTSDFFFDSIFENLENTERGGLISSVFLISIFLMANGVNAVFSGFENSYHQELTRNIFKQFLYALSVALILAFLVILTVAVFGYFQIYIIQPLYEQFDSVEMATKDSNLFWVVFFKYVFFVVMLYIATATLYYYGTKQGRHSKFFSIGALFTTLLIILTSYLFGIYIENFSQYNKLYGSIGALLILLFYLWLNANILLLGYELNATIRRLKSNNNEEDE
- a CDS encoding DUF2147 domain-containing protein — its product is MNKSIIVILMLLMTVSASAQSIFGKWKTIDDETGEEKSVVEIYEDNGKVYGKIIDIFDPEKRDLPCKPCNGEDYNKPVLGLKIIKDMEPFGETYKKGTIMNPEDGKVYDCRLKLDDDPNRLQVRGYIAFFYRTQYWVRIDS
- the priA gene encoding primosomal protein N', with the translated sequence MQYFINVILPIPLEKSFTYAITKAEADFLKPGIRVSVPFGKSKIYTALVVEIHNTAPQIYEAKEIHQILDEDPIVTEIQLKHWQWIANYYMCTLGEVMRAALPSAFILESETVISKNDEVTIDDEDFRDDEFIVYEALHHQSSLKIQDLMSILDKKNVLPVIKRLLEKNAISVQEEIYEKYKPKLVRYVKLRALFSSENELQKLMEGLSRAPKQRDVVMALFSISAQTKKPVKVSELTNESGASAAIIKTLIDKGILEEYHIQMDRVQYLGDDNEDSKLLNTYQDKALNEVIQSFKNHNITLLHGVTSSGKTEIYVKLIEDQLKVKKQVLYLLPEIALTTQLVERLQNYFGEQVAVFHSKYSSHERVEVWNNVLNNAATAQVILGARSSVLLPFQNLGLIIVDEEHESSYKQFDPAPRYHARDTAIVLANIFKCKTLLGSATPSLESYYNTKQGKYGLVELNQRYNDVMMPDIELVDIKDKQKRKRMQGHFSDRLIEEMTETLKNSHQIILFQNRRGFSPIVECNTCGHSPQCPNCDVSLTFHQYKNQLRCHYCGYNTVMPKTCDACGSVELDNKGFGTEQVEQEAKLLFPEHNVARMDLDTTRGKYGYEKIITALEQGEIDILVGTQMLTKGLDFRNVKLVGIMNADNMLNFPDFRAHERSYQLMAQVSGRAGRTDERGKVLIQTYNPYHKILQQVSTNNYLQMFEEQLDERHIYKYPPVYRMIKITLKHKEYNRVNVGADWYAKSLRTVFDKHVLGPEFPPVARIRNQYLKHILVKIPQKQSLVKTKEAIIKINNSFLSVKDFRAIRVILNVDNY